In Pyrus communis chromosome 11, drPyrComm1.1, whole genome shotgun sequence, the sequence AATTATTGTCATTTTAATCATTGTTTATAAACTTAACAGCTTTCCCCTTGATTGCGCTTGCAGAGAACATTCCTGCTGAAGTTCTTATGTGATGAGTTGCTTAATTCAGCAGTTATCCGTCAACACCTTGAGTATTGTTCTGAGACATCGACTGAGTTGCagcagaaattgcgttctttatCTGTAGAATGGAAGGTCCTCAGGTCCAGACAAGAAATTTTGGTTTCAAGAGCTGCAAAGGTTGATGCTAGTGCCGGTATAAGGGAAGGGCTTTCGGCTTCAGTTGAAACCAATGAAAGATGTCTTCGTCAATCACAGGCTTTGAGTGGCAGGTCTAACTCCTTAAATGCAGTCTCTGATGATTCGGCACTAGAGGGTGCTCAAGGGATTGATAAATACCCATCTGTCAGTAATGCAGAATGCCAACATATTGTAGACACTGAAGTTAGGGAAAAAGATGTCCATGCTGCTTCAGATGACGTCTCTGCACCTGGGAAGTTTTCTTCAAATATGGCTTCTGATAAAAGCGAAATATCCTCTACACAAATCGAGTTACCTTCATCAAATTGTTTGCCACATGAAATCAATGGGTGTAGTAAAGAAGTCGGTTGTGTTGGTCATCCACAAGATGATGTTGAAATGGATGTTTCTCTGCCTTTAGATCAGAAAGGACTTAGTATCCCTTCAGATGTGAGGAGTAATCGTGTGGGAGAGCAGATGTCACCTTCTTCTGTGAATGAATCACAATCCTACCACCTTGAGTTGAACTCTGTCAAAAATGATCTATCCCTTTTGGAGGATTCGATTGCCAGTACAGAATTCGAGCTTCTAAAGGTGTCGGTTCGGAGAGAGTTCCTAGGAATTGATTCCCTGGGTGGTTTATACTGGGCTTCAGCTCTTCCGGGCGGACATGGTCGGATTATTGTAGATCGAAGTGTGTCATTGAAGCGTGGTATAAATGTGAAAGATTGCAGAGACTCTGTGTGGAGTTCTGTTGCACAGAGTTGTGGTCCATCTGGTATGGGTAGCTTGCCGTTAGAGGGGTCCAAAGTTGGCTGTCCGTATTTATTTGAACCAAACAACAGCATTTCGTTTAGTGCACCTTGGGTTTCTTATCAAACTGATGCAGAAATTGAAGAACTTATAGGTTGGTTAAAGAACAAGCACCCTAAGGAAAGAGAGCTGAGGGACTCGATTCTGCACTGGAAAAGGTCAAGATTCCGAAAGTTTCAGAAAATTAGAAGCCAAGGACAGGATGAGCTCCTAACTGCTATTTCAGTGACTAGAAATGCTGATAAAACTGAAATTTCTGATTGTCTTGGTACTAGGGCAGCCACTTTGCTGGAGGAGCTGTATGGTCCATGCTCCAAGATGGAAACCGCCGACATCTCCAAAAAGTGGGGAAAGAGAGCTAGAGTAACCAATGATGAGAAAGGGTACCGATGTGAATGTTTGGAACCCATTTGGCCCAGTAGACACCATTGCCTCTCTTGCCACAGAACCTTCTTCACAGATGCTGAAATTGAAGGGCACGATGATGGTAGGTGCATTCCAGCTTCAGCAGCCTGTGAGAAGGGAAAGGAAATAAGTGATTCTTCTAAAGTTAAAGGGAGTATGAAGTGTGAGATGAATCAGGAAGAGCGCAGAAGTGAACTGAACAGTGTTGAAACTTCCAAAAGTGCATGTCCTGAGCTTAGTGCGAAGTTGATTAAGTTTCAAAACGGAATGTTAGGTTGCCCATATGACTTTGAAGAGATCTGTTCCAAGTTTGTGACCAATGATTCAAACAAGGATTTGATACAGGAAATAGGTCTTATAGGTTCAGAAGGAGTTCCATCGTTTGCCCCACCTTCTCCTTATCTGAGTGATTCTACGCTAGCGATACTATCTCAGAAAGATGTCGGTGCACCTGGTCATGGACTGGAGGCGGCTAAACAGCTAGTTTCACAAGGAAAGACTAATGTTGATATTGCATGCAGTAGCAATCTATCCAGGACAGGTGATGGAATGATGTTGCTAAATGCTAACAAACTACCTTTGGGATTTCTGGAACGAGGGAAGAAAAGACATTCAAATAGCCATTCTTCTGTTGTGGGGGCTGGTCGTTTCTGTGTGGTCCCCCAATCTTCTTTGAGGCCCTTGGTTGGCAAAGTTTGTCAAATTTATAGAAGACTCAAGATCAATCTGCTTGACATCGATGCCGCACTCCCTGAAGAAGCTCTAAGACCATCAAGGGCACAATTGGAAAGGAGATGGGCCTGGCGCGTGTTTGTTAAATCAGCTGTGACAATATATGAAGTTAGTATTAATTCCCTTTGTTCTTTATTTGAACAGTACTTTCATAATCTTTCTCATTCTAGTGAACACGTTTGGGCATCTTGCATTAACCATCTATTAGCTAAGTAACTAGCTTTGCTTATTTGAGGTTGCTAGTTCTGTTAATAATTTAGTTATGTGGTGGAGTATTCTTAGGCCCTCTGAAAGAATGTTGTAACATACATCAAGGGTTATGTTGCAAAATGTGACGTTGCTAcacttatttatttaatatatacgATTCTCTGTCAATTTCTTGGCATGACGCAAATAACATGCTTGGTTTTTTCAGATGGTCCAGGCGATGATTGTGCTGGAGGACATGATAAAGACTGAGTATCTAAGGAATGAGTGGTGGTATTGGTCATCATTTTCAGCTGCTGCCAAAATTTCTACCATGTCTGCACTTGCCCTGCGTATATACTCCCTTGATGCTGCTATCCTGTATGAGAAGATGTATCCTAGTTCAGATCTCACCGACAAGTTGGAGCCCAGCAGCGCACTGGACCTGAAGCTGCTTCCGGTTTTGGATTCAGCAGAAAAAACAAGGTTAACTAGGAAAtctaacaagaaaagaaaggataCAGAGGGTTGATATTTGGAAGTGTGATTCTGAGTTTGTGGAGATTAATCCGGACAGGGTTGTTCTCGGTGGACGTGAAGCAGCAGTGGGTGGTAGTGAAAATGACCGTCGCACCACATTTTGGGTGGCATTGGACCAGAACAAACCAGACAACTAGTTTGGCCAATTGAAGGTGGtcactgctgctgctgctgaagTGTTGATCTGTACATAAAAAGTAAAGCTTACATGCTAACTTGGATGCGGAGTATGAAAGCAGTGTTTGTACATTATCTGCTTAGAGGATTCGAGTACCCAGACAAATTTGATATGTGCAGATCGATCGAATTTTGCAAGGTTTTCTGCTGCAGCTTTCAGAATTGTTGCTTGGAAAGGGAGAAAAGGAATCAACTGGCAAAAAGAGCGAGACCAATATATAGGTATAGTGGGAAGTGGGAACTTGGTGTAAAAAgacagaaaaaacaaaaaagaaaaaaaaaattggcaaaTGTTGAGCTGTTGAGCTAGGAAGGTTTTTAGTCAATATTTTCATTCTTtatacatctctctctctctctctctctctctcacacacacacacacacatgtgcgCGCGCGCACATAAAATGGCAGTTCTGGAGGTATTTGTGGCTGATGAATATCTGGGTCTCACTGTTTTACTTGGTGAGGACTCGGGTGTTGCCATTGGCACTCGTTTCGCATGTGATATACTTAGGTTATTGGTTCTCGGTGCTTTGCCAGCCAACCAATTTTCTATTCAGGTAGTCTGCGGACGCTGCACTCTGTTGCCAGCCTTCCCGTTGTAGCCGATAACAGGTAATAGAAGTGCATTGTTTGTCAAGTATCATGACGTGCAGTTTTTCGTGGGAAGAATTATATGGTTGCTTAGAATTGCTCAGCTTCTGGTTGGATCATTGGCAATGTTGTCTGTGACTTAGGTAAGGTACATAGGACCAAAAAAGCTAGGTTTGTGAGCTTCTTTGAGCATCATTGTGCTTTACACACCGGTCGGTTGGAGCTTTTGTTCAACCGACCGGATGTTTCTTTTCGCTTGATTGAGTACGTGTTGTGTCGTTCGGAATTCGTTTCCTCTCTAGCCTTGGCGATGACCGGTGCAGCGTGCTAGTCTTTCTTTGTTCTCTCTATATAGCAGATGATTTTGTATATGTAAGTTGATTCCGGTTTGGGTTCATCCTACATGGGATTGGCTAGACTAGCTGATACGTTTTGGAGGTTGGTTGCCTCTGagaaaatggtccctaagatagACATACTTTGCTTCATGATGGTCTCAAATGTGTTCTAAGTTTGTGGTTTATCCCATTGAAGAACTCGGGATTGTTCCGATTTAGTAGCCATAATCGGAAACCAACCCTTCTCTTTCGCGGCCAAGCTACCGGCAGTAGATCCGTAACTAGAGAATGACGAGAGCGTTGTAGGACCATAGAAGAGAATTATATTGACATATTTGCCCTCAATATAACGCTGTTGAGGAAAACACTTTATTTATGAACGAACACTTTCAGGGGGCAATAGTGTAATTAAGCGTAGCTATAATATGTTTATCGACCCACACAGCAACGCCATACATGCAACCATCTTAAGCAAATAGGTAGTACACTTCAATTTAGGGGGACTAGGACCACCCCCACCACCCCAAAGAAACACCCTCCTCCTGTGCTGCTTGCTGCTCCGCCACTGCAGCTGCAAAGACATCGGAGAAGTAACCCTGGCCGTCATCGCTACCATCATCTTCTTCTGAGTGGACTCCGCTGTGATGATGTTCTACATGATCATGTGGCACCACatattgatgatgatgatgatgggtATCATGATCATGAGGATAGTCGTTATGGATGTTGTTTGGGAAATTATAGGAGTCACCGCTGTCCACAGGCTGAGGGCCTTCGGCTTCGTCCACCACGGCACTTCCTCCGCTCCCTGAGCTCAGGCGGTCCTCCGCCTTGATGGTGCAACTTTGCTGGAGACTAGTTATTGGAACAACCTCCGTCATCTGATCACCGTCTGGAAGAAGAGGGCCACGCTTCTCGTCATCGTGGTCATCCCCTGCAAATGTTGCTGGTTTTGTGCTATTAGCCTCCTCTTTACCTCCAAACTTCTCGTTTATGGAAACTATctgtatttatttaatatatttaatcaATTCCAAATAATGTTATAGTAATCAAGTCATATAAACGACTCTGTGGCGCTTCTAAGAAACATTCCCACTTCGATTTGGGAGCTACTTTACAAATATTGTTTAAAGGGAAAGTATATGGAAAATGATCTAGTGGAATGAATTCACCGCTAGTGTAACGTTTGCGGCTATTAATATAAAGTTACGCATACATAATTTTGTATTTGTAGTTTGAAAAATTACCGTAACAATATACTTGTTTCATGAAAGCATgtctcaagaaaaaaaaatactaaataaCGAATGATGATGAAATGTCCACTCACCATTTTATATAATGCATCTTTTTATATATAACTTGGGAAACAAATACCATAGTATATTCGATCTGTGACTCTGAAAGTggccttttatttttatattcacAGTGGGGTTTGAAACAGATGATATATTGGATGCAAGGGTGTATATTATTTTCTAATCTGATATGTATGGACCACAGcaaatttcatttgttttagCTTAGCGCATGTTCTCCTTTTCAGTTTACCGGAAACACTGTCCGCTATGCTAAGTATTATAATACAAAtagttgaaaatttttattttaaatattcaaCCATTTTTATTATTGATAATTGGTGTATCGAGCTGTATTCTCAGTACagtaaaaaaatctctctactAAAAGAATACAATACATAATTGTTggaacaataaaataatatattattatcaATCTTATAAGATAGCTATTAAATTGCACAATAAATATTTTGaagtactaataataattttctttcaaataatATCAACTTCGAAAGTATTTTAAGAATATTGAATATTTTGGGAATGAACTCAGAACTATGATTACCTCGGATTTGAGCTTCTGATTCTCCTTGAGGATGGAGTCGTAAGTATACAAAAGGGTGTCATAAGAAGATTTGAGAAGGTCGTAGTCCCGCTCGAGCTGCTTGGTCTTCCACCGAGCGCGGCGGTTCTGGAACCAGACGGCCACCTGTCTCGGCTGCAGGCCTAGCTTCTTGGCCAGCTGCGTCTTCCGCTCCGGCTCCAGCTTGTTCTCTGTCTCAAAGCTCTTCTCCAGCATATGCACCTacacattttgattaaaaagaaTCAATACTCTGTGATCTCGTAACAGTGACATGATCAATTTGGTGCCATCAGATTGGTCTTATTACTATGATCATATTCATATCTGATGATTTGATTGCATGTTACTATAATAAAGTCAAACAGAAGAGAACAAAGTTGAGATAGATCAGATACCATCTGATGAATCGATGCTGATAAGATGAATATGCCAGCATCagaatatatacaaatatacatacacacacacacacacacacacacacatatatatacacctatatatatatatatatatatatatatgtctgtgTGTTATGCTCACCATCCATTCAAAAGCGAATAATGTTTTGCATATTTGAGCCAAAATGAGCATATCCAAatatttagggtttgtttgaggaaaaaaaatatatttagagtttgtttgataactatttcatttttaattttcagtttttagtttttggtttttacttttcatctttttaaaataataaaatcctgTTCGGTAACTATTTTATCAAAGATGCGAAAACAAAAAAGTAGTTttcagttttggtttttttgaaaactaaaaatttgaaagtaattaccaaacaagatttcagtttcaaatttaaaaaaagtgcagaaacaaaatgattatcaaatggCGTTTAGCTTATTTAACGTTGAAGGCAACTTATAGATATGAAAGAGAGGTAGATGTGAGTTAGTTCAaggatagtgctattcacacatccatttttaccttccacatatccttgttaattttttgtcattgatcttttttcaattcattcgatccgacaaccgaaaattgaaaggaatgtgtaaaaagtaaaaatggatGTGCGGATAACGTTATCCTAGTTTATCTAACTCGAATAAGTTCAAATCAAGTTCATGTAGATTAGACTATACGAGTGAAAAACACACTGATAGCCAGATAACCCTAGCTGTTGTTCTGGTGACACAACGGGTGTCAGTCACGACAAATCGTTCTTGTGTACTACTTTCACCGGACTTTTTACAGTTATTTGTGAGTTTCTACTGTTTGTAGAAAGACGAGTGACATGTACAAACCTGGTCAGGAGTGAGGCGGCGCTTCTTCTCCGGCAGCTGCTCGTCGTAGTATTCCTCGTCGAACAGTTCGTCCTGCGACGAGGAGGAGCTGAAAAAAGGTCGCCTCCTCGAGCTCTCGTGATCCATCAAACCCATCATGGATCTTGGCCCTTCATTATGAACAATCAAAATCCATAAACATTAGTACTAATCAATCAATAATCAGCTACCATATGTAATTAACAAAGTCAAAATTTAACCAAGTAATCACCTCGAAAAACGTGATCAGGATTCCCGAGGAACAACATgttgccgccaccaccaccaccttgcTGGCAAACCGCCGACGGCGAAGGGTCAAAGAAAAGACGCCCCGGCTCCATCATCTTTTCCGGCTAAACAACTGATCTCTTGATCTTCCTCTGTGAACTCCAAGCGCTGGCGGGAAGGAGTGGCGCTTGAGATGTCCGCCGTTGATTCTTGCTTATAGAGTGAATATTAATATGTACTATGTTTTAAGGGGGTGTGGAACTAATTAGAAAATCATAATCTTGTGGCGGAAAAAACTGGTGCTCCAAAGAAACCTCGCCGGAACCTCCAAAGGACATATACAAAATCCCATCACACCACCACCGATTTTTTCCAGGTTGCCCGAACTACCGTTATGGCGGAGAGATATAGTAATATTGAAGCTTTATGTAAGACGGGTTCAATAGTAAAGAGTACTAGTCTAACGCTCCAAAACCTCCATGGAAACAAGAGTTCGCCGGAGCTTAAACAAGagttcgccggagaaggaggATAGGATTTTCAGAAGGTGGTGGTGGAATTGGGATATCGTGATCAGTGTGTCGCTTCTAGGTGTTTTTTGCAACTAAACTTGAAAGAGGTGACTCTAGCTCGTTTTATATCCATCGCATGCTTGTGCAATGTCAAAAATGCCCTTTGAAATTGACTTCAGTGGCATTTTTTCATGGGATATTTGAGTATTTTTAGTAATTGTCGGACTTGAGTGCATACTGCATGTGGAAGGTGCTTACGAGACGCTAAAGGGAAACATTAGCCACAGGCGAGCGGAGTTGGTGTGGAAAACCATTTGCCACAATTCCATTTTCTTTGTGTTactaaatatatttaatttattaattttttgacaCAAAACTGAGTGTAAAGGCTcgtttgaaagtttttttttttttaacaaaaaaaaatgcttttaaaataactaaaagcttttatttattaaattaattttgagtttcaaaagcactttaattACTTTTTAGAAAAAGCACCAAATATGTacttcttgcaagaagcacttaaagtgcttttctaTAATCGACTTGGATTTTTACTGAGGATTgatttcaaaatcattttcacGAAAagtttttcaatcattttaagcGTACTTACAAAATGCACCGTAAATTAATTGGAGTgatagaattttatttttgcatctaataaaatcttattttatgtaatttaaacTAGATTATAATAttctttaggaaaaaaaaattaaaaaaaaaatagtaacttCGACTCTTGTTtccattaattaaaaatgaaaaagaaagttgcctaaaaattaattttttttattttcaaacaaaTTTCACTTAAAAAAGCTTTGAAATACATTTTCTAAAGTACTAATAACAGCAtccaataataaaaataaaaaaatgaattatataattttttgtttaattacatGACAAAGTGTCTATTTCAGCTTCGTCACATCTAACAAATTACGAaagctttatttatttttgaatattttgaaaagaataataacattaaaaaaaattaaaattttcttgaccaaaaccaaaattttaaaattttaaatattttgtctTTATGCATCAAGGGACGGGCCCACCGCACAGCTGTTCGTGTGGGATGGCCGTGGGGTATGCGGGTTTTTGAGGCTTATGGTGGTGCGAGTGCCGGGCAATATCAAGCATTAAATAGGCATCATGCTTGGTGGTCGGGGGATTGTCTGATCCCCATCACCCCAATTTTGCGTTCCGATAAACGGTTCtgattctctccttttttttaagAGCCATTTTGGACCCGGCCAGCTCCTTccgtgtctctctctttctccatcaatttttttttggagtagGCTTCTCTCTCATCCTATTCTTGTCCTCTTTCCTCCCCTCAtttcatatattattttttgtcttatagtctcaataaaaaaatcaatataagatgttaacgtaGTTAaatcgtaaccgttcaaataagaggagagagaatgagagaaataTTAGGAGAGTAgagaatcatttttttttttttaatcttctaaAACTCAATTGCTAATGGAGAATCTCAGCatccttttcatttttattttttattttttttattaaggaatCAACGAATTGCCTTGCTATAATAATTCATTTCACTGAGACCTTTCAGCCTTCAATTCCGCAACATCGTGTAATTCTCTAGCGCAAAAAATTGAACTCAAGACGCACCAAGTGAAATTCAAGTCTGAAATTCATCTCTAACTACTAAGCCACCccgacattttttttttctcatttggtagaagaaagtgatttttgcactcattttttttttaaattttttgtaatttctaACCTGAAAATAACAAATTGATAACGAATGGGCAAAAATAAATACTATAATACATACTCTATGCCTATAAACCCTGCAGATAACAGATTTCATTAAGACGACTTTAACAAACTATTGACAAAGTATGTTCACATGATACAACAAGGATCACAGCTCAAATTAAAACCTTTTAAAACCTagtatttgatttgatttttaagttttcttcttcttgttcttgccTAAACCATAGCAAAGTCCTTGCTTAAATATTCCTTTTGCTAAGCAGCTGTAAGCCTATAACCAATTCCCCAAACAAATCCAAAACAGAAGAAACAAAAAGGAGCGGCAGCCTcgattaaattaaaattcaaatggTGGGGTTACTTTTCATTTCCTTTCATTTCATTTCCAATATTTAACACAACTTGAAATTCTTGAAACTTAAAGAGATAAACTTCGGTAAGATTGATTGATTAGGCAACatttatattgaaaaattatCATGGTGTTagataaaactaaaatacatagaATCATaatttctttgtaattttttttattataaatgatAAAATCGACATCCCTACATAAGTCTGGGAAGATTTCTTCCACGACTCGTTAATTCGACGTAAAATGATACGATTACAGGTTTCGAGTCAATTTATTAATGAGTCACTTGTTATTGGGTCACCCGTTAAGAActcaataaaatataatttgacaGATTTTGACATTAGGCATGATAATTTTTTGCATGAATCGTTAATCCGATAAAGAACAACCTGTCCCGTTAACGAACCAGATTGTTATCAGGTCACCTGTTAAGAACTTATaagataataaatttaatacGACACGGTCcgttaaaataataaatatgacACGAATAGATAATCTGTTTGCCAGACCTACCCTTCAATTTTTCTCGGAAGACTTATCTACTATTCCCCCATTTGAGTGACGCACAAGGTCATATTTTAGTGCTTATAGCAATATTGTGCCACGCATTTAATAATGCAGTTGAATATGATGTTTTCAATAGTTCATTGAATAGTGCCACAGTGTTACACCTCTAGTACTCGAATTCAACTtcaatatttaatattttctagttcaatacttttaattaaatataagaAAGAATAAAACTTAATTAATCAAGGGAATCGAGGGATGAAATGTATTTGTCATGTGGTTTGCatcaaacttaattaattaacggaATAAATCCGTGGTATcacttgtttatatattttttggtatatttttaTAAGACTcatttcataattatttcaataattcaaactatttattttttaggtttttgctcaaaaatcatttctataaaaaattattaaaatctgAAATCATATGACCATTGAATTAAGGGTTTaggtttctttgtagaactatattcgtctatttttttttacaacaaatGAAAGCcttaatgattttgaatttatctaaattttgcaagaatgatctctgaatgatgttctaaaaaaTAGACGATTCAAATCGTTAAATATGTTACAAAATAAGTCCATGGAAACGTATCTtaaaatttatgtaaaaaaaataataccatGTAGCaatgcataattaattaattaattaattaattgcatATGATGTATCGTTGTAGCAACTGCAACTCGAGGAGAACCACGTTGTCATGGGCCCCCGAGAGAATCAAAGCTTTTCCTTTTGTAGTggaagataaagaaaaaaaagatcgAGCTGGCTAAGCTAGAAAAAGCAACGAAACATAAGAaacttttatattattttcttcttctttttaagtAAATAATTTCAGTCCACTAATTTGAAAGGTGTTGAGACATATTTTCAATAGGATGTTGCATACTTagctagttttctgtttttgtccCAAATAAGAATTTGTATCAACCTTTGCACATGAAGACCTTTTGACAAATAGTCAATGCtttgttataatttttcttataaacGATATCACTAATCTAAATTAGACTATGAAGAAAAGGAGAATGTTTGAACTGATCAGCATGTCAAGGGTTAAAGAGGAAGGCTTTATTCAACAGCAACAACCAAATCTTATcctactaagtggggtcggctatatgaattaTAGAATATTATTGCGTACGATTTTGTGCTAAGCATTCTGTTAGCTCCAAGTAttccatatattttttatagtCTCGTCAAACTTTTTTTAAGTCTTCCTTTACCCCTTTTGCCCAGAATCTTCATCTTATAGTTGAATCCCCCTAACACAATTCACCATTTCCTTTATGTCAACCCCTCATTGGTGGCCTAGCTAAGAAGaaaaccaaatatatatatatatatatatttggtgaTTTTATACAACATTGACTTAAGCTATATAGATCAAAGCATGTGACGTGTCATGAGAAAATGATGGAGGTGCACATGTGTAAGCATCTTAAATTTGTCTTAGAAAATAAGCAATATAATAGTAATGAAATGGAAAAAGTTACAATGTTCAAGCAATACAACTGAAAAAATACATACCGAATCTTATAAGCATCATAGGTATttaattcacataaaaaaaattattttattttatttttgataaatttaGATTAAATGAATGTCCACTTTCCATGTGTTGGCCAGTTGTGTACCGTTGGCTTTGATCTTTAATGTGGAAATATAAGGAGATCTCAAGTTAACAAGGCTTCTCATTTTGCGATGACGTTGAATGGGAGGGGGGAGGAGAATGTCTATTGTACAATTTTATTCTTACTTTGTAAAGAGATTGTTTCCACGACATGAATCCGTGACTTTTCGATCATAAAGGAGCAACATTTATGTCACGAAGATGTTATTTCTAACGTGGGTATATATGTAGTAAACTCCCGTGCgcttaataattaaaaaaaaaaaaaagcaaaaaaagaatcaaattaaacaat encodes:
- the LOC137749327 gene encoding homeobox-leucine zipper protein HAT5-like; the encoded protein is MMEPGRLFFDPSPSAVCQQGGGGGGNMLFLGNPDHVFRGPRSMMGLMDHESSRRRPFFSSSSSQDELFDEEYYDEQLPEKKRRLTPDQVHMLEKSFETENKLEPERKTQLAKKLGLQPRQVAVWFQNRRARWKTKQLERDYDLLKSSYDTLLYTYDSILKENQKLKSEIVSINEKFGGKEEANSTKPATFAGDDHDDEKRGPLLPDGDQMTEVVPITSLQQSCTIKAEDRLSSGSGGSAVVDEAEGPQPVDSGDSYNFPNNIHNDYPHDHDTHHHHHQYVVPHDHVEHHHSGVHSEEDDGSDDGQGYFSDVFAAAVAEQQAAQEEGVSLGWWGWS